The DNA segment CCACGTCCTGACGGTCGATCTCACCGGCGTTTTCCTGGTGACGCAGGCCGCCCTACCGGACCTCAAAGCGCATGGCGCCGGCGCGCGCATCATCAACATTGCCTCGACGGCGGGCCTGACCGGCTACGGCTACGTATCCGCCTATGTTGCCGCCAAGCACGGCGTCGTCGGCCTGACGCGGTCACTGGCGCTGGAGCTTGCAAAGACTGGCATCACCGTCAATGCCGTCTGCCCCGGTTTCACCGATACACCGATCATCGAACGCTCGATCGCCACCATCGCCGCCAAGACGGGACGCACGGCGGAACAGGCGCTTACGGAATTCACCAAATCCAATCCGCAGGGACGGCTCGTCAAACCCGAGGAGGTTGCGGACACCGTTCTATGGCTGGCATCGCCGGCGGCGGCATCGATCAATGGACAGGCAATCGCGGTTGCCGGTGGGGAGGTTTTAGCGGGATGAGCGATCGGGACATGACGATGCAGGGCCATCTCAAGCCCTTCAAAGATTACAAGCCGCAACATTTCCTCTGGGAGGTCAGCGATGACGGCCGCGTCGCTACGATCCGGCTGAACCGGCCGGAACGTAAAAACCCGCTGACCTTCGACAGCTATGCCGAGCTGCGCGATCTCTTCCGTGATCTCACCTATGCATCGGATATACGCGCCGTGGTGTTGACCGGAGCGGGCGGCAATTTCTCTTCCGGCGGCGATGTCTTCGAGATCATCGAGCCGCTGACCCGCATGGCGATGCCCGAGCTTCTCGCCTTCACCCGCATGACCGGCGATCTGGTGAAGGCCATGCGCAAGTGCCCTCAGCCGATCATTTCCGCCGTCGACGGTATCTGCGCCGGTGCCGGTGCCATCCTCGCCATGGCCTCCGACTTGCGCTTGGCGACGTTCGAAGCCAAGACGGCTTTCCTCTTCACCCGCGTCGGCCTCGCCGGCGCCGATATGGGCGCATGCGGCATCCTTCCCCGCATCATCGGCCAAGGCCGTGCCGCCGAACTGCTGTTCACCGGCCGCTCGATGACATCGGCTGAGGGCCATGCCTGGGGTTT comes from the Rhizobium sp. NXC24 genome and includes:
- a CDS encoding SDR family NAD(P)-dependent oxidoreductase, whose protein sequence is MTTSGKLANRHALVTGAGSGIGAAIARALAAEGARVTLAGRRKEPLEVVAAEIGANAIVVDGFDVTSVEAIASGLNIAREKFGPVDILVNNAGEAPTAPFEKTSLDMWNHVLTVDLTGVFLVTQAALPDLKAHGAGARIINIASTAGLTGYGYVSAYVAAKHGVVGLTRSLALELAKTGITVNAVCPGFTDTPIIERSIATIAAKTGRTAEQALTEFTKSNPQGRLVKPEEVADTVLWLASPAAASINGQAIAVAGGEVLAG
- a CDS encoding enoyl-CoA hydratase family protein codes for the protein MSDRDMTMQGHLKPFKDYKPQHFLWEVSDDGRVATIRLNRPERKNPLTFDSYAELRDLFRDLTYASDIRAVVLTGAGGNFSSGGDVFEIIEPLTRMAMPELLAFTRMTGDLVKAMRKCPQPIISAVDGICAGAGAILAMASDLRLATFEAKTAFLFTRVGLAGADMGACGILPRIIGQGRAAELLFTGRSMTSAEGHAWGFYNSLHVSADLEQEAVKRARSLADGPWFAHGMTKTMLNQEWAMGIDEMIESEAQAQAVCMATQDFRRAFEAFAAKRKPEFQGN